The Euphorbia lathyris chromosome 3, ddEupLath1.1, whole genome shotgun sequence genome contains a region encoding:
- the LOC136222378 gene encoding protein CYSTEINE-RICH TRANSMEMBRANE MODULE 13-like, giving the protein MSYERPPHEHYAPPGPGYLPPYPPPPPPGYPPSAPPPPPPYEGYPPPGYPPPGPRQPYEGYQGYFAQGYPPPPLPGQPQYEHYHYEHHHYQDNSGSCFSFFRGCLTAICCCCVLEECCF; this is encoded by the exons ATGAGTTACGAGAGACCTCCCCATGAACACTATGCTCCTCCAGGACCAG GGTATTTGCCACCATATCCTCCGCCGCCTCCGCCTGGATACCCTCCATCAGCGCCACCACCACCGCCACCTTACGAAGGTTATCCACCACCTGGGTACCCTCCACCAGGGCCGCGACAACCCTACGAAGGGTATCAAGGTTATTTCGCCCAAGGTTATCCGCCACCTCCGCTTCCTGGTCAACCTCAATACGAGCATTATCATTATGAGCATCACCATTACCAAGATAATTCTGGTAGCTGTTTCTCTTTTTTCCGAGGCTG TCTGACCGCAATTTGTTGCTGTTGTGTGTTGGAGGAATGCtgcttttaa